A genomic window from Salvelinus namaycush isolate Seneca chromosome 5, SaNama_1.0, whole genome shotgun sequence includes:
- the LOC120047791 gene encoding protein S100-A16-like, protein MESAIQTVVGVYLKSAKGKDSLGDKDFQGLVNKQLGNIMTGTDSSSAVKEMRKGLDENKDGKVSFQEYMTLIGYVANTLSEQRTAANTPAS, encoded by the exons ATGGAGTCGGCCATCCAGACAGTGGTAGGAGTGTATCTGAAGTCTGCCAAAGGGAAGGACAGTCTCGGAGATAAGGACTTCCAGGGCCTCGTCAATAAACAGCTCGGCAACATCATGACT GGAACAGACAGTTCCTCTGCAGTGAAGGAGATGCGTAAGGGTTTGGACGAAAACAAAGATGGGAAGGTCAGCTTCCAGGAATACATGACTCTGATCGGCTACGTGGCAAACACCCTCAGCGAGCAGAGGactgcagccaacacacctgcCTCATAG